A portion of the Thermothelomyces thermophilus ATCC 42464 chromosome 5, complete sequence genome contains these proteins:
- a CDS encoding uncharacterized protein (Contains conserved domain zf-H2C2[pfam09337], His(2)-Cys(2) zinc finger), whose protein sequence is MLKDKEVISDPQRQYEIARSVHNQAHGGINKTTATIAERYHWSRIKETVSDVIRNCSECKDTNKTSSSQNQQPSPGTGVNGLKRPNPNAASSASACKRASPSPSAPGAGLDFAAAAAGAQRPPPVADPSHMSPFNVPAHQQYADPSAIAISILPPPSHHHPLPSPTDTAMTGHDVMSRDTHDPMLQQLHPHHHPPTAHPVTLPHTIPVPDYQPIDPQIIAQSSASADLHHHSHTHEHSHHHYSFSQPSPPPSHHQQHDHPHHDPDTDADAETFQALLNAAVTDDDEEEDANGSQLAVGVSSASPGIQRHDIGDDRERGNIPSPGGPVTHTASMSAHHDHQHQHQQHQHHHHPPPPPPEHTTPQPREGTKAEQEEEDEAVDRDLEMLIESQEDDEPLPAEHEDPELSGKASGRGDALPPVDVEMDIGTGGDTGAAVPVAASPGKVEDVAGSLAGGPAQGVARRG, encoded by the coding sequence ATGCTCAAGGACAAGGAAGTCATATCGGACCCCCAGCGCCAGTACGAGATCGCGAGGAGCGTGCACAATCAGGCCCACGGCGGCATCAACAAGACGACGGCCACCATCGCCGAACGGTACCACTGGAGCCGCATCAAGGAGACGGTCTCGGATGTAATTAGGAACTGCTCAGAATGCAAAGATACAAACAAGACCTCGTCCTCCCAGAACCAACAGCCGTCGCCGGGCACCGGCGTCAACGGCCTGAAGCGACCAAACCCAAACGCTGCCTCTTCTGCCTCTGCCTGCAAGCGTGCCTCGCCCAGCCCTTCGGCACCCGGCGCCGGGCTAgacttcgccgccgccgccgccggggcaCAGAGGCCGCCGCCAGTGGCGGATCCATCCCACATGTCGCCCTTCAACGTCCCCGCTCATCAGCAATATGCGGATCCCAGCGCCATTGCCATTTCCATCCTCCCTCCGCCAAGCCATCATCACCCTCTCCCGTCGCCTACCGACACCGCCATGACCGGCCACGATGTTATGAGCCGAGATACCCACGACCCAATGCTCCAGCAACTCCACCCACATCACCATCCACCGACCGCTCATCCAGTAACACTCCCACACACCATTCCCGTTCCCGACTACCAACCAATCGACCCGCAGATCATCGCCCAGTCATCGGCTAGCGCCGACCTACATCACCACAGCCACACTCACGAACACAGTCACCACCACTATTCCTTCTCCCAACCGtctccgccgccgtcgcaccaccagcagcacgACCATCCACACCACGACCCAGacaccgacgccgacgcaGAGACCTTCCAGGCGCTGCTCAACGCCGCCGTCacagacgacgacgaggaggaggacgccaACGGCAGCCAGCTCGCCGTCGGCGTGAGCAGCGCGTCACCAGGCATTCAACGGCACGATATCGGCGACGACAGGGAAAGAGGCAACATACCGTCCCCAGGCGGACCAGTCACCCACACTGCCAGCATGTCCGCTCATCATGatcaccagcaccagcaccagcagcaccagcaccaccaccacccaccaccaccaccaccagagCACACCACACCACAACCACGAGAAGGGACAAAAGCGGagcaggaagaggaggacgaggccgTGGATCGGGATCTGGAGATGCTCATCGAGTCgcaggaggacgacgagccGCTACCTGCCGAGCACGAGGATCCCGAGCTGTCCGGTAAGGCGAGCGGGAGAGGGGACGCGTTACCACCCGTAGACGTGGAGATGGATATCGGGACCGGCGGGGATACCGGCGCTGCCGTTCCCGTTGCCGCGTCCCCCGGGAAGGTAGAAGACGTGGCGGGATCGTTAGCGGGCGGTCCTGCACAGGGGGTGGCTCGAAGAGGGTAA